Proteins from one Oncorhynchus masou masou isolate Uvic2021 chromosome 12, UVic_Omas_1.1, whole genome shotgun sequence genomic window:
- the rrm2b gene encoding ribonucleoside-diphosphate reductase subunit M2 B — protein sequence MDCSNLTNVRTESKDYQNSHKDTDQQHCTEDEPLLRDNPRRFVIFPIQYPDIWRMYKQAQASFWTVEEVDLSKDLAHWDNLKPDEKHFISHILAFFAASDGIVNENLVQRFSQEVQLPEARSFYGFQILIENIHSEMYGMLINTYIRDSEEREHLFNAIQTMPCVRRKADWAIQWISDTKSTFGERIVAFAAVEGIFFSGSFAAIYWLKKRGLMPGLTYSNELISRDEGLHCNFACLLYSYIVKKPSEDRVKDIITKAVSIEQEFLTEALPVDLIGINGVLMKQYIEFVADRLLQDLGLAKVYLTENPFDFMESISLEGKTNFFEKRVAEYQRYGVMSNTMNCDFTLDADF from the exons ATGGACTGCTCAAATCTAACCAATGTACGCACAGAGTCCAAGGATTACCAG AACAgccacaaagacacagaccagCAGCACTGCACAGAGGATGAGCCCTTGCTTAGAGACAACCCCAGGCGTTTTGTCATCTTCCCAATCCAGTACCCTGACATCTGGAGGATGTACAAACAGGCCCAGGCCTCCTTCTGGACAGTGGAAGAG GTGGATCTATCTAAGGACCTGGCACACTGGGACAACTTGAAGCCTGATGAGAAACACTTCATCTCTCACATCTTAGCTTTCTTCGCTGCCAGCGACGGCATCGTCAATGAGAACCTT GTCCAGAGGTTTAGTCAGGAGGTACAGCTTCCAGAGGCCCGATCCTTCTATGGGTTCCAGATCCTCATAGAGAACATCCATTCTGAGATGTACGGCATGCTCATCAACACTTACATCAGGGACTCTGAGGAGAG GGAGCATTTGTTCAATGCCATTCAGACTATGCCGTGTGTGAGAAGGAAAGCAGACTGGGCGATCCAGTGGATCTCTGACACCAAATCCACTTTCG GGGAACGGATTGTAGCGTTCGCTGCAGTGGAGGGCATCTTCTTCTCAGGGTCGTTTGCTGCTATTTATTGGTTGAAGAAGAGAGGCCTGATGCCTGGGCTCACCTACTCCAACGAGCTCATCAGCAGAGACGAG GGCCTGCACTGTAACTTTGCCTGTCTGTTGTACAGCTACATAGTGAAGAAACCGTCAGAGGACAGGGTGAAGGACATTATCACCAAAGCTGTCAGCATTGAGCAG GAGTTTCTGACAGAGGCCTTACCTGTGGATCTGATTGGGATTAATGGTGTGCTGATGAAGCAGTACATTGAGTTTGTGGCAGACCGTTTACTCCAAGACCTGGGATTGGCCAAG GTGTATCTGACAGAAAACCCCTTTGACTTCATGGAGTCCATCTCACTGGAAGGGAAAACAAACTTCTTTGAGAAACGTGTGGCTGAGTACCAGAGGTACGGAGTGATGTCAAACACCATGAACTGTGACTTCACCCTTGATGCAGACTTCTAG